In Thermus thermamylovorans, the genomic stretch CACCAGCCACCTGAACCCCCAGGGTCCCTGCCCGGGGTGCGCCCAGGTGGGGGAGGTGATGACGGAGGGCGTGGTCACCGCCCATCCCCTGGACCCCGTGGAGGAGGCGGCCCGGGTGATGCGGGAGCGGAAGATCGGCTCCCTACCCGTGCTGGAGGACGGGGAGCTGGTGGGGATCGTGACGGGGATCGACCTGCTGGACGCCCTCCTCCGGCTCACCGGGGTCACGGAGCCTTCCGGGAGGCTGGAGGTGCGCCTCCCTGACCGCCCCGGGGAGCTCGCCCGCCTCACCGGCTTCCTCGCCGGGAGGGGGGTCAACATCCACTCCCTCCTCTCCTATCCCGAGGACGGGGACTTCGTGCGGGCGGTGGTGCGGGTGAACACCCTGGAGACCCACCTCCTGGCGGAGGGCCTGCGGCAGGAGGGGTTTGCCGTCCTCTGGCCGCCCCAGAAGCCATGGTGATCTACCGGGAGGCCTACCGCCTTTACGACTTCGGGCCGGGGCACCCCTTCAGCCCCGTGCGCCTGGAGATGCTCACCTCCCTCCTCCAGGCCCTGGGGGTGTGGCGGGAGCCCCTCTCTCCCCCGGAGGCCACCCGGGAGGAGGTCTTGAGCGTCCACTCGGAGCGCCTGGTGGGGCGGGTGGAGGCGGCGAGCCGGGGGGAGCGGGTGCCGGATCTGGAGCACTACGGCCTCGCCACGGGGGACACGCCGGTCTTCCCGGGGATGGACCGGGCGGCCCGGGCGCTGGTGGGGGGGACCCTGGAAGGGGCGAGGCGCCTGCTGGCGGGGGAGAAGCGGGTGCTGCAGCTGGGCGGGGGCCTCCACCACGCCCAGTACGACCGTGCCTCGGGCTTTTGCGTGTACAACGACCTCTCCGTGGCCATCCGCCACCTGACCCGGGCCGGGCTTAGGGTGGCCTACCTGGACATCGACGTCCACCATGGGGACGGGGTGCAGTGGATCCACTACGAGGAAGGGGGGGTTCTCACCCTGAGCCTCCACGAGTCCGGGCGCTACCTCTTCCCCGGCACCGGGCACGTGTACGAGGTCGGCAAGGGGGAGGGGGTGGGGCGGAAGCTCAACCTGCCCCTGGAGCCCTTCACCGAGGACGAGAGCTACCTGGAGGTCTTCGAGGCCCTGGTGCCCTGGGCCCTTTCCGCCTTCCGCCCGGATGTGCTGGTGGTGCAGGCGGGAGCCGACGCCCACTATCTGGACCCCCTGGCGGACCTCCTCCTCACCACCCGGGCCTACGAAAGGCTGTTCCGCCTCCTCCTGGAGTATGCGGAGGCCTTCGCGGGGGGGAGGGTGCTCCTCACCCTGGGGGGCGGGTACAGCCTGGACGGGGCGGTCCGGGTCTGGGCCCTCCTTTACCACCTCTTCCACGGCCTCCCCCTTCCCGAGCACCTGCCCGAGGGCTGGCGTCTGGCGTGGGAGGCGAGGCTGGGGAGGCCCCTCACCCCCACCCTCCACGACCCCGAGGCCCCCTATCCGGAGGTTCCCCGAAGGCCCGAGATCGTAAAGCGCAACCGCCTCACCCTGCAAAGGCTCACGGAGCTGGTGGGGTCCCGCCTGCTAGACTAGCGGGGTGAGGGTCGTTCTGCGCCTGCCGGAGCGCCAGGAGGTGGAGGTGAAGGGGGATAGGCCCGTGCGGGAAATCCTCCTGGAGCTGGGCCTGAACCCGGAAACGGTGGTGGTGATCCGGGGGGAGGAGCTCCTGACCCTGGACGAAAGGGTGGGGGAGGGGGAGACCCTGGAGGTCCTCTCCGCCATCTCCGGGGGGTGGGGTGAAAGCGGCCATGGTGTGTAGGGTTTGCGGCCAGAAAGCCCAGGTGGAGCTTCGGGGCAGGGGCTTTTCCCTGTGCAAGGAGCACTACCTGGAGTGGTTTGTCAAGGAAACCGAGCGCGCCATCCGCCGCCACCGGATGCTCCAACCGGGCGAGCGGGTTTTGGTGGCGGTTTCCGGGGGCAAGGACTCCCTGGCCCTTTGGGACGTCCTCCACCGCCTTGGCTACCGGGCGGTGGGCCTTCACCTGCAGCTCGGCATCGGGGCGTACTCGGAAAGGAGCCTCGAGGTCACCCAGGCCTTCGCCCGGGAGCGGGGCCTGGAGCTTCTGGTGGTGGACCTCCGCCAGGCCTACGGCTTCGGGGTGCCGGAGCTCGCGGAGCTCTCGGGGCGGGTGGCCTGCTCCGCCTGCGGGCTTTCCAAGCGCTACATCCTCAACCAGGTGGCGGTGGAGGGGGGCTTTAGGGCCGTGGCCACGGGGCACAACCTGGACGACGAGGCGGCGGTCCTCTTCGGGAACCTCCTCAACCCCCAGGAGGACGCCCTGGCCCGCCAGAGCCCCGTGCTTCCCGAGCGCCCGGGCCTCGCCGCCCGGGTCAAGCCCTTCTACCGCTTCAGCGAACGGGAGGTCCTCTCCTACACCCTCCTGAGGGGCATCCGCTACCTGCACGAGGAGTGCCCCAACGCCAAGGGGGCCAAGGGCCTCCTCTACAAGGAGGCTCTGAACCGGGTGGAACAGGAGATGCCCGGGGCCAAGCTCCGCTTTCTTGAGGGTTTCCTCGAAGAGATCCAGCCCCGCCTGCAGGCGGGGGAGGAGGTGGCCCTGCGGGAGTGCCAGCGCTGCGGCTACCCCACCACGGGGGCGGTCTGCTCCTTCTGCCGCATGTGGGAGGCGGTGTACCGCCGGGCCCAGCGGCGGCGCCTCCTCCCCGAAGGGGCGGCCTTTTCCCCCAAGGCCCCGGTCAGGTCCTAGCCTGCCAGCGCTCCAGCACCCTGAGCCGGCTCGGCCGCTCCTCCCGCCACCGCTGCCGCTCGGCCAGGAGGCGCATGGCCTCGGGGAAACCCTCCTCGGGCCAGCCCTCCTGGGAGGTCTCCCGGTAGGCCTGGAGGAGGGCTTCCTCCAGGAAGTCCGCGGCCGGGTCCACCCACGCCTCGAGGCCCTCCTCCCGTTCCGCGGCCAGGTAAAGGGCCCGCTCCAGGTCGTAGGCCAGGCGGGCCAGGTCCTTTAGGGGCGAGCCCCGCTCCCCGCGGCCCAGGGCCAGGAGGTAGACCTCCCCCTCCAGGGCCAGGAAGGCCCCCAGGCCCCGGTTGAGGAGGGGCACCCCCACCCCCTCCCCCTCGGCCTCCCGCAGGGCCCGGTGCAGGAGGGCCAGCCGGACCCCCAGGAGCCGGGCCAGGGCCTCCAGCTCCCGCAGGGCCTCGGCCAGAAGCCCCCTGGCCCCCCCGTCGGGGGCGTGGCCCCGGAGCCGCAAAAGCCCCTCCAGGGCCAGGCCCTCCGCCAGGGCGAAGGCCTCCTGGGGGCGGCCCGGGGGTAGGGCCCCGCTCAGGG encodes the following:
- a CDS encoding CBS and ACT domain-containing protein; this encodes MLVKDVMRAPVVTVGPDWTLEDAFRLLLERGIRHLPVVAEGRLLGIITDRDIRLATSHLNPQGPCPGCAQVGEVMTEGVVTAHPLDPVEEAARVMRERKIGSLPVLEDGELVGIVTGIDLLDALLRLTGVTEPSGRLEVRLPDRPGELARLTGFLAGRGVNIHSLLSYPEDGDFVRAVVRVNTLETHLLAEGLRQEGFAVLWPPQKPW
- a CDS encoding acetoin utilization protein AcuC, which translates into the protein MVIYREAYRLYDFGPGHPFSPVRLEMLTSLLQALGVWREPLSPPEATREEVLSVHSERLVGRVEAASRGERVPDLEHYGLATGDTPVFPGMDRAARALVGGTLEGARRLLAGEKRVLQLGGGLHHAQYDRASGFCVYNDLSVAIRHLTRAGLRVAYLDIDVHHGDGVQWIHYEEGGVLTLSLHESGRYLFPGTGHVYEVGKGEGVGRKLNLPLEPFTEDESYLEVFEALVPWALSAFRPDVLVVQAGADAHYLDPLADLLLTTRAYERLFRLLLEYAEAFAGGRVLLTLGGGYSLDGAVRVWALLYHLFHGLPLPEHLPEGWRLAWEARLGRPLTPTLHDPEAPYPEVPRRPEIVKRNRLTLQRLTELVGSRLLD
- a CDS encoding MoaD/ThiS family protein, which codes for MRVVLRLPERQEVEVKGDRPVREILLELGLNPETVVVIRGEELLTLDERVGEGETLEVLSAISGGWGESGHGV
- the ttuA gene encoding tRNA-5-methyluridine(54) 2-sulfurtransferase, encoding MVCRVCGQKAQVELRGRGFSLCKEHYLEWFVKETERAIRRHRMLQPGERVLVAVSGGKDSLALWDVLHRLGYRAVGLHLQLGIGAYSERSLEVTQAFARERGLELLVVDLRQAYGFGVPELAELSGRVACSACGLSKRYILNQVAVEGGFRAVATGHNLDDEAAVLFGNLLNPQEDALARQSPVLPERPGLAARVKPFYRFSEREVLSYTLLRGIRYLHEECPNAKGAKGLLYKEALNRVEQEMPGAKLRFLEGFLEEIQPRLQAGEEVALRECQRCGYPTTGAVCSFCRMWEAVYRRAQRRRLLPEGAAFSPKAPVRS